A genomic region of Xiphophorus couchianus chromosome 9, X_couchianus-1.0, whole genome shotgun sequence contains the following coding sequences:
- the wwc3 gene encoding protein WWC3 isoform X2 — protein sequence MPWVSGGKRRESSELPLPAGWEEARDYDGRVFYIDHNTRQTSWIDPRDRITKPLTFADCVGDELPLGWEEVYDQQVGVYYIDHINKTTQIENPRTQWRQEQERMLKEYLVVAQEALTAKKEMYLIKQQRLELAQQEMLRLDELSGDTHSITSSKDRQGYARRDGGERKEYIPPFSGSSASSKYDPDQIKMEIACKRERLSRLKQELAQVKQELQYKEMGVETLQEIDRKMSCSQTNYKLDEAQAIFNELRSIKKSISTGEKERQDLIQSLAKLTVHFQTSLSVSDTAGEVADSSATAGDQCYPQQYCDTGCQTDIMGEYGSQAPSHLVDKVKLNWQYEEAKKKVQSIQHQLAQLDSESWSGRAEADRDRDFLQLLREKEALLQELILVSKKPHAAEKQQQLEEERSRLEEEVQKAHSSQSQGANQRLLQQEKRNDLLRQLQEATRITTYLHSQLKSLSASSLTVSSSSSRGSLASSRGSLASSRGSLSSISFSDIYGVPQYDRHEGAAEALDPHLRYLLPPESASRDCSVFNPEHMTQSKSKRSHDTPQSLASLSSRSSLSSLSPPSSPMDTPYHLAPQDCPLAQMTEEYMEQAGRGLLEGLRAQTVSHGVLMGGEDTVSPAALHQLDSKSQREGGAQTAFTSTGVTLRGNSANRSGRRARRVSAGVSEDALATDSGVFEAWGKRPEEYDEVSYAKEASAASEPTQIQLGLLWESASQSLRLHVLQLKSLNCSNVRESYKVYVKVHLIPLDASRACAFYCCTALEPQSQMTFNEGFRIPVPTNALAVCALQLSVCSLGPQAQEELLGTAKLSLADCEGSADMVYHWLRVQMLTDSQKALYSRRTHDSQEDEARPRATDAVGNLPSRSSTSTHPEELELQRSEKDVRGKATPDRGQQAESVDSGCSTSAAVPTFYSEGLCTEGVYLSTGGRSDQTPSRHFTAKVEKATMTESPFPEPVWVRPKERGGRWGHGSPFMRGGTLVRSQTFSPGAQSHYVCRLYRSDSDSSTLPKKLPFVRNTMERRTLRYKQPSYRSSLAEQPTRTSLDLELDLQACRTRLRQLMEELSALRELKLRLEEPQASDADELPTWALRDERFRCLLREAQRQANQSKQEQRQEEAAERRLRKASKEVLQMRGQNQKEPLPVQTFREKMAFFTRPRFNIPPLPADDV from the exons GATTACGAAACCGCTAACGTTTGCCGACTGTGTTGGAGATGAGCTGCCTCTGGGGTGGGAGGAGGTTTACGACCAACAAGTGGGAGTTTACTACATCGACCACATCAACA aAACCACCCAGATTGAGAACCCGCGGACACAATGGCGGCAGGAGCAGGAGCGCATGTTGAAGGAGTACCTGGTGGTGGCCCAGGAGGCCCTCACCGCCAAGAAGGAGATGTACCTGATCAAGCAGCAGCGACTGGAGCTGGCTCAGCAGGAAATGCTGCGATTGGACGAGCTTTCTGGAGACACCCACTCCATCACCAGCAGTAAGGATCGTCAAGGTTATGCAAGACGGGACGGAGGGGAGAGAAAAGAATATATCCCAC CTTTTTCCGGCTCGTCTGCAAGTTCGAAATACGACcctgatcaaatcaaaatggAAATAGCCTGCAAACGAGAGCGG CTCTCCAGACTGAAGCAGGAGCTGGCCCAGGTGAAGCAGGAGCTGCAGTATAAGGAAATGGGAGTGGAGACCCTGCAGGA GATTGATAGGAAGATGTCCTGCAGTCAGACGAACTACAAGCTGGACGAGGCTCAGGCCATCTTCAACGAGCTGCGCAGCATCAAGAAGTCCATCAGCACAGGCGAGAAGGAGAGGCAGGACCTCATCCAG agccTGGCTAAGCTGACTGTCCACTTCCAGACCAGCCTGTCTGTCAGCGACACAGCCGGCGAGGTGGCGGACAGCAGCGCCACCGCCGGCGACCAGTGCTATCCGCAGCAGTACTGCGACACCGGCTGCCAGACGGACATCATGGGAGAG TACGGTTCCCAAGCTCCTTCCCATTTGGTGGACAAAGTCAAACTCAACTGGCAGTACGAAGAAGCCAAGAAGAA GGTGCAGAGCATCCAGCACCAACTCGCGCAGCTCGACAGCGAGAGCTGGTCGGGCCGCGCCGAGGCAGACCGCGACAGGGACTTCCTGCAGCTCCTGCGCGAGAAGGAGGCCCTCCTGCAGGAGCTCATCCTGGTCAGCAAGAAGCCACACGCAgcggagaagcagcagcagctggaggaggagcgctccaggctggaggaggaggtgcaGAAAGCCCACAGCTCCCAGAGCCAGGGAGCCAATCAGAG GttgctgcagcaggagaagaGGAACGACCTGCTCAGGCAGCTGCAGGAGGCCACGCGCATCACCACCTACCTTCATTCCCAGCTGAAGAG CCTGTCTGCCAGTTCTCTGACggtctcctccagcagcagccgCGGCTCTCTGGCCTCCAGCCGTGGCTCCTTGGCCTCCAGCCGCGGCTCCCTCAGCTCCATCAGCTTCAGCGACATCTACGGCGTGCCACAGTACGATCGCCACGAAGGGGCGGCGGAGGCTCTCGACCCACACCTCCGATACCTGCTGCCCCCGGAGAGCGCGTCCAGGGACTGCTCGGTCTTCAACCCTGAACACATGACGCAGAGCAAGAGCAAGCGCTCGCACGACACCCCGCAGTCCCTGGCCTCCCTCTCCTCCCGCTCCTCGCTCTCGTCCCTGTCTCCGCCCAGCTCGCCCATGGACACGCCGTACCACTTGGCGCCGCAGGACTGCCCCCTCGCCCAGATGACGGAGGAGTACATGGAGCAGGCGGGGCGCGGCCTGCTGGAGGGGCTGCGGGCGCAAACCGTGTCGCACGGCGTCCTGATGGGCGGCGAGGACACGGTGAGCCCCGCCGCGCTGCACCAGCTGGACAGCAAGAGCCAGAGAGAAGGCGGGGCTCAGACGGCCTTCACCTCCACAG GGGTGACGCTGCGGGGCAACAGCGCCAACCGGAGCGGCAGGAGAGCCAGGCGAGTCTCGGCGGGGGTTTCCGAGGACGCTCTGGCCACGGACAGCGGCGTGTTCGAGGCGTGGGGTAAAAG GCCAGAGGAGTATGACGAGGTTTCATACGCCAAAGAGGCGTCCGCTGCAAGCGAGCCCACCCAGATCCAGCTAGGACTGCT gtGGGAATCCGCCTCTCAGTCTCTGCGGCTGCATGTGCTGCAGCTGAAGAGTCTGAACTGTTCGAATGTGAGAGAAAGCTATAAAGT GTATGTGAAGGTCCACTTGATTCCCCTGGACGCCAGCAGGGCCTGTGCGTTCTACTGTTGCACCGCGTTGGAGCCGCAGAGCCAGATGACTTTCAACGAAGGCTTCCGCATCCCCGTCCCCACCAACGCCCTGGCGGTGTGCGCCCTGCAGCTGTCGGTCTGCTCGCTGGGCCCTCAGGCTCAGGAGGAGCTCCTG GGCACGGCCAAGCTGAGCCTGGCGGACTGCGAGGGAAGCGCCGACATGGTTTACCACTGGCTGCGAGTCCAGATGCTGACCGACTCGCAGAAGGCCCTCTACAGCCGCCGGACCCACGACAGCCAGGAGGACGAGGCGCGGCCCAGAGCCACG GACGCTGTTGGCAACTTGCCGTCgcgctcctccacctccacccatccggaggagctggagctgcagcgGTCGGAGAAGGACGTGCGTGGAAAGGCGACGCCTGACAG ggGTCAGCAGGCAGAGTCTGTGGACAGCGGCTGCAGCACCAGCGCAGCGGTTCCAACTTTTTACTCGGAGGGTTTGTGCACCGAGGGCGTCTACCTCTCCACCGGGGGGCGCAGCGATCAGACTCCCAGCAGACACTTTACAGCAAAG GTCGAGAAGGCCACCATGACGGAGTCGCCGTTCCCGGAGCCGGTTTGGGTCCGACCCAAAGAGAGGGGGGGTCGCTGGGGTCACGGGTCCCCTTTCATGCGGGGCGGCACCCTCGTTCGCTCCCAGACCTTCTCGCCTGGCGCACAGAGTCACTATGTCTGCAGG TTATATCGCAGTGACAGCGACAGCTCCACTTTACCAAAGAAGTTGCCTTTTGTCAGAAACACCATGGAGAGAAGAACACTCCGATACAAGCAG CCGTCGTACCGCTCCTCATTGGCCGAGCAGCCGACGCGGACCTCGCTGGACCTGGAGCTGGACCTCCAGGCCTGCAGGACGCGTCTGCGGCAGCTGATGGAGGAGCTGAGCGCCCTGAGGGAACTCAAGCTGCGGCTGGAGGAGCCGCAGGCCAGCGACGCCGACGAGCTGCCCACCTGGGCCCTGAGGGACGAGCGCTTCCGCTGCCTGCTCAGAGAGGCCCAGAGACAG GCCAACCAGAGCAAGCAGGAGCAGCGTCAGGAGGAGGCAGCGGAGAGGAGGCTGAGGAAGGCTTCCAAAGAGGTTCTGCAGATGAGAGGGCAGAACCAGAAGGAACCCCTGCCGGTGCAGACATTCAG agagAAGATGGCTTTTTTCACCAGACCAAGGTTCAACATACCTCCTTTGCCAGCTGACGATGTATGA
- the wwc3 gene encoding protein WWC3 isoform X5, giving the protein MLKEYLVVAQEALTAKKEMYLIKQQRLELAQQEMLRLDELSGDTHSITSSKDRQGYARRDGGERKEYIPPFSGSSASSKYDPDQIKMEIACKRERLSRLKQELAQVKQELQYKEMGVETLQEIDRKMSCSQTNYKLDEAQAIFNELRSIKKSISTGEKERQDLIQSLAKLTVHFQTSLSVSDTAGEVADSSATAGDQCYPQQYCDTGCQTDIMGEYGSQAPSHLVDKVKLNWQYEEAKKKVQSIQHQLAQLDSESWSGRAEADRDRDFLQLLREKEALLQELILVSKKPHAAEKQQQLEEERSRLEEEVQKAHSSQSQGANQRLLQQEKRNDLLRQLQEATRITTYLHSQLKSLSASSLTVSSSSSRGSLASSRGSLASSRGSLSSISFSDIYGVPQYDRHEGAAEALDPHLRYLLPPESASRDCSVFNPEHMTQSKSKRSHDTPQSLASLSSRSSLSSLSPPSSPMDTPYHLAPQDCPLAQMTEEYMEQAGRGLLEGLRAQTVSHGVLMGGEDTVSPAALHQLDSKSQREGGAQTAFTSTGVTLRGNSANRSGRRARRVSAGVSEDALATDSGVFEAWGKRPEEYDEVSYAKEASAASEPTQIQLGLLWESASQSLRLHVLQLKSLNCSNVRESYKVYVKVHLIPLDASRACAFYCCTALEPQSQMTFNEGFRIPVPTNALAVCALQLSVCSLGPQAQEELLGTAKLSLADCEGSADMVYHWLRVQMLTDSQKALYSRRTHDSQEDEARPRATDAVGNLPSRSSTSTHPEELELQRSEKDVRGKATPDRGQQAESVDSGCSTSAAVPTFYSEGLCTEGVYLSTGGRSDQTPSRHFTAKVEKATMTESPFPEPVWVRPKERGGRWGHGSPFMRGGTLVRSQTFSPGAQSHYVCRLYRSDSDSSTLPKKLPFVRNTMERRTLRYKQQPSYRSSLAEQPTRTSLDLELDLQACRTRLRQLMEELSALRELKLRLEEPQASDADELPTWALRDERFRCLLREAQRQANQSKQEQRQEEAAERRLRKASKEVLQMRGQNQKEPLPVQTFREKMAFFTRPRFNIPPLPADDV; this is encoded by the exons ATGTTGAAGGAGTACCTGGTGGTGGCCCAGGAGGCCCTCACCGCCAAGAAGGAGATGTACCTGATCAAGCAGCAGCGACTGGAGCTGGCTCAGCAGGAAATGCTGCGATTGGACGAGCTTTCTGGAGACACCCACTCCATCACCAGCAGTAAGGATCGTCAAGGTTATGCAAGACGGGACGGAGGGGAGAGAAAAGAATATATCCCAC CTTTTTCCGGCTCGTCTGCAAGTTCGAAATACGACcctgatcaaatcaaaatggAAATAGCCTGCAAACGAGAGCGG CTCTCCAGACTGAAGCAGGAGCTGGCCCAGGTGAAGCAGGAGCTGCAGTATAAGGAAATGGGAGTGGAGACCCTGCAGGA GATTGATAGGAAGATGTCCTGCAGTCAGACGAACTACAAGCTGGACGAGGCTCAGGCCATCTTCAACGAGCTGCGCAGCATCAAGAAGTCCATCAGCACAGGCGAGAAGGAGAGGCAGGACCTCATCCAG agccTGGCTAAGCTGACTGTCCACTTCCAGACCAGCCTGTCTGTCAGCGACACAGCCGGCGAGGTGGCGGACAGCAGCGCCACCGCCGGCGACCAGTGCTATCCGCAGCAGTACTGCGACACCGGCTGCCAGACGGACATCATGGGAGAG TACGGTTCCCAAGCTCCTTCCCATTTGGTGGACAAAGTCAAACTCAACTGGCAGTACGAAGAAGCCAAGAAGAA GGTGCAGAGCATCCAGCACCAACTCGCGCAGCTCGACAGCGAGAGCTGGTCGGGCCGCGCCGAGGCAGACCGCGACAGGGACTTCCTGCAGCTCCTGCGCGAGAAGGAGGCCCTCCTGCAGGAGCTCATCCTGGTCAGCAAGAAGCCACACGCAgcggagaagcagcagcagctggaggaggagcgctccaggctggaggaggaggtgcaGAAAGCCCACAGCTCCCAGAGCCAGGGAGCCAATCAGAG GttgctgcagcaggagaagaGGAACGACCTGCTCAGGCAGCTGCAGGAGGCCACGCGCATCACCACCTACCTTCATTCCCAGCTGAAGAG CCTGTCTGCCAGTTCTCTGACggtctcctccagcagcagccgCGGCTCTCTGGCCTCCAGCCGTGGCTCCTTGGCCTCCAGCCGCGGCTCCCTCAGCTCCATCAGCTTCAGCGACATCTACGGCGTGCCACAGTACGATCGCCACGAAGGGGCGGCGGAGGCTCTCGACCCACACCTCCGATACCTGCTGCCCCCGGAGAGCGCGTCCAGGGACTGCTCGGTCTTCAACCCTGAACACATGACGCAGAGCAAGAGCAAGCGCTCGCACGACACCCCGCAGTCCCTGGCCTCCCTCTCCTCCCGCTCCTCGCTCTCGTCCCTGTCTCCGCCCAGCTCGCCCATGGACACGCCGTACCACTTGGCGCCGCAGGACTGCCCCCTCGCCCAGATGACGGAGGAGTACATGGAGCAGGCGGGGCGCGGCCTGCTGGAGGGGCTGCGGGCGCAAACCGTGTCGCACGGCGTCCTGATGGGCGGCGAGGACACGGTGAGCCCCGCCGCGCTGCACCAGCTGGACAGCAAGAGCCAGAGAGAAGGCGGGGCTCAGACGGCCTTCACCTCCACAG GGGTGACGCTGCGGGGCAACAGCGCCAACCGGAGCGGCAGGAGAGCCAGGCGAGTCTCGGCGGGGGTTTCCGAGGACGCTCTGGCCACGGACAGCGGCGTGTTCGAGGCGTGGGGTAAAAG GCCAGAGGAGTATGACGAGGTTTCATACGCCAAAGAGGCGTCCGCTGCAAGCGAGCCCACCCAGATCCAGCTAGGACTGCT gtGGGAATCCGCCTCTCAGTCTCTGCGGCTGCATGTGCTGCAGCTGAAGAGTCTGAACTGTTCGAATGTGAGAGAAAGCTATAAAGT GTATGTGAAGGTCCACTTGATTCCCCTGGACGCCAGCAGGGCCTGTGCGTTCTACTGTTGCACCGCGTTGGAGCCGCAGAGCCAGATGACTTTCAACGAAGGCTTCCGCATCCCCGTCCCCACCAACGCCCTGGCGGTGTGCGCCCTGCAGCTGTCGGTCTGCTCGCTGGGCCCTCAGGCTCAGGAGGAGCTCCTG GGCACGGCCAAGCTGAGCCTGGCGGACTGCGAGGGAAGCGCCGACATGGTTTACCACTGGCTGCGAGTCCAGATGCTGACCGACTCGCAGAAGGCCCTCTACAGCCGCCGGACCCACGACAGCCAGGAGGACGAGGCGCGGCCCAGAGCCACG GACGCTGTTGGCAACTTGCCGTCgcgctcctccacctccacccatccggaggagctggagctgcagcgGTCGGAGAAGGACGTGCGTGGAAAGGCGACGCCTGACAG ggGTCAGCAGGCAGAGTCTGTGGACAGCGGCTGCAGCACCAGCGCAGCGGTTCCAACTTTTTACTCGGAGGGTTTGTGCACCGAGGGCGTCTACCTCTCCACCGGGGGGCGCAGCGATCAGACTCCCAGCAGACACTTTACAGCAAAG GTCGAGAAGGCCACCATGACGGAGTCGCCGTTCCCGGAGCCGGTTTGGGTCCGACCCAAAGAGAGGGGGGGTCGCTGGGGTCACGGGTCCCCTTTCATGCGGGGCGGCACCCTCGTTCGCTCCCAGACCTTCTCGCCTGGCGCACAGAGTCACTATGTCTGCAGG TTATATCGCAGTGACAGCGACAGCTCCACTTTACCAAAGAAGTTGCCTTTTGTCAGAAACACCATGGAGAGAAGAACACTCCGATACAAGCAG CAGCCGTCGTACCGCTCCTCATTGGCCGAGCAGCCGACGCGGACCTCGCTGGACCTGGAGCTGGACCTCCAGGCCTGCAGGACGCGTCTGCGGCAGCTGATGGAGGAGCTGAGCGCCCTGAGGGAACTCAAGCTGCGGCTGGAGGAGCCGCAGGCCAGCGACGCCGACGAGCTGCCCACCTGGGCCCTGAGGGACGAGCGCTTCCGCTGCCTGCTCAGAGAGGCCCAGAGACAG GCCAACCAGAGCAAGCAGGAGCAGCGTCAGGAGGAGGCAGCGGAGAGGAGGCTGAGGAAGGCTTCCAAAGAGGTTCTGCAGATGAGAGGGCAGAACCAGAAGGAACCCCTGCCGGTGCAGACATTCAG agagAAGATGGCTTTTTTCACCAGACCAAGGTTCAACATACCTCCTTTGCCAGCTGACGATGTATGA
- the wwc3 gene encoding protein WWC3 isoform X6, translating into MPWVSGGKRRESSELPLPAGWEEARDYDGRVFYIDHNTRQTSWIDPRDRITKPLTFADCVGDELPLGWEEVYDQQVGVYYIDHINKTTQIENPRTQWRQEQERMLKEYLVVAQEALTAKKEMYLIKQQRLELAQQEMLRLDELSGDTHSITSSKDRQGYARRDGGERKEYIPPFSGSSASSKYDPDQIKMEIACKRERLSRLKQELAQVKQELQYKEMGVETLQEIDRKMSCSQTNYKLDEAQAIFNELRSIKKSISTGEKERQDLIQSLAKLTVHFQTSLSVSDTAGEVADSSATAGDQCYPQQYCDTGCQTDIMGEYGSQAPSHLVDKVKLNWQYEEAKKKVQSIQHQLAQLDSESWSGRAEADRDRDFLQLLREKEALLQELILVSKKPHAAEKQQQLEEERSRLEEEVQKAHSSQSQGANQRLLQQEKRNDLLRQLQEATRITTYLHSQLKSLSASSLTVSSSSSRGSLASSRGSLASSRGSLSSISFSDIYGVPQYDRHEGAAEALDPHLRYLLPPESASRDCSVFNPEHMTQSKSKRSHDTPQSLASLSSRSSLSSLSPPSSPMDTPYHLAPQDCPLAQMTEEYMEQAGRGLLEGLRAQTVSHGVLMGGEDTVSPAALHQLDSKSQREGGAQTAFTSTGVTLRGNSANRSGRRARRVSAGVSEDALATDSGVFEAWGKRPEEYDEVSYAKEASAASEPTQIQLGLLWESASQSLRLHVLQLKSLNCSNVRESYKVYVKVHLIPLDASRACAFYCCTALEPQSQMTFNEGFRIPVPTNALAVCALQLSVCSLGPQAQEELLGTAKLSLADCEGSADMVYHWLRVQMLTDSQKALYSRRTHDSQEDEARPRATDAVGNLPSRSSTSTHPEELELQRSEKDVRGKATPDRGQQAESVDSGCSTSAAVPTFYSEGLCTEGVYLSTGGRSDQTPSRHFTAKVEKATMTESPFPEPVWVRPKERGGRWGHGSPFMRGGTLVRSQTFSPGAQSHYVCRLYRSDSDSSTLPKKLPFVRNTMERRTLRYKQVLSPYKQTLVSVR; encoded by the exons GATTACGAAACCGCTAACGTTTGCCGACTGTGTTGGAGATGAGCTGCCTCTGGGGTGGGAGGAGGTTTACGACCAACAAGTGGGAGTTTACTACATCGACCACATCAACA aAACCACCCAGATTGAGAACCCGCGGACACAATGGCGGCAGGAGCAGGAGCGCATGTTGAAGGAGTACCTGGTGGTGGCCCAGGAGGCCCTCACCGCCAAGAAGGAGATGTACCTGATCAAGCAGCAGCGACTGGAGCTGGCTCAGCAGGAAATGCTGCGATTGGACGAGCTTTCTGGAGACACCCACTCCATCACCAGCAGTAAGGATCGTCAAGGTTATGCAAGACGGGACGGAGGGGAGAGAAAAGAATATATCCCAC CTTTTTCCGGCTCGTCTGCAAGTTCGAAATACGACcctgatcaaatcaaaatggAAATAGCCTGCAAACGAGAGCGG CTCTCCAGACTGAAGCAGGAGCTGGCCCAGGTGAAGCAGGAGCTGCAGTATAAGGAAATGGGAGTGGAGACCCTGCAGGA GATTGATAGGAAGATGTCCTGCAGTCAGACGAACTACAAGCTGGACGAGGCTCAGGCCATCTTCAACGAGCTGCGCAGCATCAAGAAGTCCATCAGCACAGGCGAGAAGGAGAGGCAGGACCTCATCCAG agccTGGCTAAGCTGACTGTCCACTTCCAGACCAGCCTGTCTGTCAGCGACACAGCCGGCGAGGTGGCGGACAGCAGCGCCACCGCCGGCGACCAGTGCTATCCGCAGCAGTACTGCGACACCGGCTGCCAGACGGACATCATGGGAGAG TACGGTTCCCAAGCTCCTTCCCATTTGGTGGACAAAGTCAAACTCAACTGGCAGTACGAAGAAGCCAAGAAGAA GGTGCAGAGCATCCAGCACCAACTCGCGCAGCTCGACAGCGAGAGCTGGTCGGGCCGCGCCGAGGCAGACCGCGACAGGGACTTCCTGCAGCTCCTGCGCGAGAAGGAGGCCCTCCTGCAGGAGCTCATCCTGGTCAGCAAGAAGCCACACGCAgcggagaagcagcagcagctggaggaggagcgctccaggctggaggaggaggtgcaGAAAGCCCACAGCTCCCAGAGCCAGGGAGCCAATCAGAG GttgctgcagcaggagaagaGGAACGACCTGCTCAGGCAGCTGCAGGAGGCCACGCGCATCACCACCTACCTTCATTCCCAGCTGAAGAG CCTGTCTGCCAGTTCTCTGACggtctcctccagcagcagccgCGGCTCTCTGGCCTCCAGCCGTGGCTCCTTGGCCTCCAGCCGCGGCTCCCTCAGCTCCATCAGCTTCAGCGACATCTACGGCGTGCCACAGTACGATCGCCACGAAGGGGCGGCGGAGGCTCTCGACCCACACCTCCGATACCTGCTGCCCCCGGAGAGCGCGTCCAGGGACTGCTCGGTCTTCAACCCTGAACACATGACGCAGAGCAAGAGCAAGCGCTCGCACGACACCCCGCAGTCCCTGGCCTCCCTCTCCTCCCGCTCCTCGCTCTCGTCCCTGTCTCCGCCCAGCTCGCCCATGGACACGCCGTACCACTTGGCGCCGCAGGACTGCCCCCTCGCCCAGATGACGGAGGAGTACATGGAGCAGGCGGGGCGCGGCCTGCTGGAGGGGCTGCGGGCGCAAACCGTGTCGCACGGCGTCCTGATGGGCGGCGAGGACACGGTGAGCCCCGCCGCGCTGCACCAGCTGGACAGCAAGAGCCAGAGAGAAGGCGGGGCTCAGACGGCCTTCACCTCCACAG GGGTGACGCTGCGGGGCAACAGCGCCAACCGGAGCGGCAGGAGAGCCAGGCGAGTCTCGGCGGGGGTTTCCGAGGACGCTCTGGCCACGGACAGCGGCGTGTTCGAGGCGTGGGGTAAAAG GCCAGAGGAGTATGACGAGGTTTCATACGCCAAAGAGGCGTCCGCTGCAAGCGAGCCCACCCAGATCCAGCTAGGACTGCT gtGGGAATCCGCCTCTCAGTCTCTGCGGCTGCATGTGCTGCAGCTGAAGAGTCTGAACTGTTCGAATGTGAGAGAAAGCTATAAAGT GTATGTGAAGGTCCACTTGATTCCCCTGGACGCCAGCAGGGCCTGTGCGTTCTACTGTTGCACCGCGTTGGAGCCGCAGAGCCAGATGACTTTCAACGAAGGCTTCCGCATCCCCGTCCCCACCAACGCCCTGGCGGTGTGCGCCCTGCAGCTGTCGGTCTGCTCGCTGGGCCCTCAGGCTCAGGAGGAGCTCCTG GGCACGGCCAAGCTGAGCCTGGCGGACTGCGAGGGAAGCGCCGACATGGTTTACCACTGGCTGCGAGTCCAGATGCTGACCGACTCGCAGAAGGCCCTCTACAGCCGCCGGACCCACGACAGCCAGGAGGACGAGGCGCGGCCCAGAGCCACG GACGCTGTTGGCAACTTGCCGTCgcgctcctccacctccacccatccggaggagctggagctgcagcgGTCGGAGAAGGACGTGCGTGGAAAGGCGACGCCTGACAG ggGTCAGCAGGCAGAGTCTGTGGACAGCGGCTGCAGCACCAGCGCAGCGGTTCCAACTTTTTACTCGGAGGGTTTGTGCACCGAGGGCGTCTACCTCTCCACCGGGGGGCGCAGCGATCAGACTCCCAGCAGACACTTTACAGCAAAG GTCGAGAAGGCCACCATGACGGAGTCGCCGTTCCCGGAGCCGGTTTGGGTCCGACCCAAAGAGAGGGGGGGTCGCTGGGGTCACGGGTCCCCTTTCATGCGGGGCGGCACCCTCGTTCGCTCCCAGACCTTCTCGCCTGGCGCACAGAGTCACTATGTCTGCAGG TTATATCGCAGTGACAGCGACAGCTCCACTTTACCAAAGAAGTTGCCTTTTGTCAGAAACACCATGGAGAGAAGAACACTCCGATACAAGCAGGTGCTGTCGCCTTACAAACAAACTTTAGTGTCAGTCAGGTGA